The following coding sequences are from one Seonamhaeicola sp. ML3 window:
- a CDS encoding T9SS type A sorting domain-containing protein, with protein sequence MKTKLLLLLMLIMGILGFSQTYDHSTYFISEIIPSPPNNSGLFNDYTDTPLVADFEYAVDDCIEYFEFRGTPNATIDNDVYFIVIDGDGDDSDVGSNIGKVRDAVNLSGLQFGSNGILSIVANMTFDTGSLDSDGSTDISGVTITNPYDTALASSNATVVTIALTGIPAWVDEGSGHFELDKFNSVSKSPDIGYDGSINDQSSTYMIVKSTAGNPKDEIVDSNEDGVLDGAALSWTIYDSVSLLDDDDISTGSGEVGEFAYGKVIFVEILDGSESPTVLHYDSSLSPSIVTLNQYPMWIARQGTSTGFACSADGIDTNDDWMAGRLNSRSYPDYKFSGTGTRNIPSAQLTNNNLSDFGGLTYGEVNVSFSALSTEDNIASKLRVYPNPVKGILNIDLNNIEVSSLKIYDFLGKEVLSQRGLTNNKINISHLSSGMYLLNIATEDGSFNRKILVE encoded by the coding sequence ATGAAAACAAAATTACTTTTATTACTGATGTTAATTATGGGAATTCTAGGATTTTCGCAAACCTATGACCATTCAACTTATTTCATTAGCGAAATTATTCCTAGTCCACCGAATAACTCAGGTTTATTTAATGATTATACGGATACTCCTTTAGTAGCAGATTTTGAATATGCTGTTGATGATTGTATCGAATATTTTGAATTTAGAGGAACACCAAATGCTACAATAGATAATGATGTATATTTTATTGTTATTGATGGCGATGGCGATGATAGCGACGTTGGAAGTAATATAGGTAAAGTTAGAGACGCTGTAAATCTAAGTGGATTGCAATTTGGAAGTAATGGGATTTTGTCAATTGTTGCAAATATGACTTTTGATACTGGGTCTTTAGATTCGGATGGTTCTACCGATATTAGTGGAGTAACCATTACTAACCCTTATGACACAGCCTTAGCTTCCTCTAATGCTACTGTTGTTACAATAGCTTTAACTGGAATACCGGCTTGGGTAGATGAAGGAAGCGGACATTTTGAATTAGATAAATTTAATAGTGTATCTAAAAGTCCAGATATTGGTTATGATGGTAGTATAAATGATCAAAGTTCTACATACATGATTGTGAAATCAACTGCTGGAAATCCTAAAGATGAGATAGTAGACTCAAATGAAGATGGTGTTCTGGATGGCGCAGCATTGTCATGGACAATTTATGACTCTGTAAGTCTTCTAGATGATGATGATATCTCAACAGGAAGTGGTGAAGTAGGGGAATTTGCGTATGGTAAAGTTATTTTTGTAGAAATATTAGATGGTTCAGAAAGTCCAACAGTGCTTCATTATGACAGCTCCTTATCGCCTTCGATTGTTACTCTTAATCAATATCCTATGTGGATAGCTAGACAAGGAACTTCAACGGGTTTTGCCTGTAGTGCCGACGGTATTGATACCAATGATGATTGGATGGCGGGTCGTTTAAATTCACGTTCTTATCCTGATTACAAATTTAGCGGCACAGGAACTAGGAACATTCCCAGTGCTCAATTAACAAACAATAATCTTAGTGATTTCGGTGGATTGACTTATGGAGAAGTTAATGTTAGTTTTAGTGCGCTTTCAACAGAAGATAATATTGCGTCTAAATTAAGAGTCTATCCTAATCCTGTTAAAGGCATTTTGAACATAGATTTAAATAACATCGAGGTATCTTCTCTAAAGATTTATGATTTCCTTGGGAAAGAAGTTTTGTCTCAAAGAGGATTAACAAATAATAAAATAAATATCTCTCATTTAAGCTCAGGAATGTACTTATTAAATATTGCCACAGAAGATGGTAGTTTTAATAGAAAAATTTTAGTTGAATAG
- a CDS encoding sugar kinase, which yields MAKKVITFGEVMMRLSPPGYEKFSQASSFELVYGGGEANVAISCAYLGMKAAHITRFPDNALGKAAAQFLRKHWLSTEHVIYGDDMIGKYFLEKGAVHRPSEVIYEREGSAFSLIEPAMVNWEEVLKDADWFHWTGITPAISDGAAQCCLDAIKTANKMGITVSGDINSRSNMWKYGKTMQEVIPLLVEHCDVVITSSRGIRDMFGIGEPDDKFQFLAKKLIDVYPNIKKVVKKTRRTISASHHQIQGKLWNGKKYIKTDMLNITHIIDRVGTGDAFAAGLIYGLLHFEDEQAMDFASAACALKHTVPGDVNTVSLENVQNLMEGDTSGAINR from the coding sequence ATGGCTAAAAAAGTGATAACATTTGGTGAGGTCATGATGCGTTTGTCACCTCCGGGATATGAAAAATTTTCTCAGGCTTCATCCTTCGAACTGGTTTATGGAGGCGGTGAAGCTAATGTGGCAATTTCATGCGCTTATTTAGGTATGAAAGCGGCTCACATTACTCGTTTTCCAGATAATGCCCTAGGAAAAGCAGCTGCCCAATTTTTACGTAAACACTGGTTAAGCACTGAACATGTCATTTATGGTGATGACATGATAGGCAAATACTTCTTAGAGAAAGGAGCCGTGCATAGACCCAGTGAGGTTATTTATGAAAGAGAGGGGTCTGCTTTTTCGTTAATTGAACCTGCCATGGTTAATTGGGAAGAAGTTCTCAAGGATGCCGATTGGTTTCATTGGACAGGAATAACACCTGCTATTTCGGATGGAGCTGCCCAATGCTGCTTAGATGCTATTAAAACAGCGAACAAAATGGGTATAACTGTTTCTGGAGACATTAATTCCAGAAGTAACATGTGGAAATATGGCAAAACAATGCAAGAGGTTATACCTCTATTGGTTGAGCATTGTGATGTTGTGATTACAAGTAGTCGTGGTATTAGAGACATGTTTGGAATAGGTGAGCCAGATGATAAATTTCAATTTTTAGCTAAAAAGCTAATTGATGTTTATCCCAATATTAAAAAAGTAGTCAAAAAAACTAGAAGAACCATAAGTGCTTCCCACCATCAAATTCAAGGTAAATTGTGGAATGGTAAAAAGTATATAAAAACGGATATGTTAAATATCACCCACATTATAGATCGCGTTGGAACAGGAGATGCCTTTGCAGCGGGTCTTATATACGGTTTGTTACACTTTGAAGATGAACAAGCTATGGATTTTGCATCAGCAGCATGCGCCTTAAAACACACAGTGCCAGGAGACGTAAATACGGTTTCACTTGAGAACGTGCAAAACTTAATGGAAGGTGACACATCTGGAGCTATTAATAGGTAA
- a CDS encoding HD family phosphohydrolase, which translates to MKDFINRLYKNHSLIYKAFLFIATTFLIVYFFPKSGKFKYDFEKGKPWQSEDLQAPFDFAIKKTDLEIEAEKQAIEESSVLYFTLDNSIADKIKLRYEELFASVYQDSLELDLIKNLKNTGADIINQLYVFGILNENYDFPTNRPIAILDGNVKTKDAFYSNLIKLSDVSSILEKELKKANLLDYKKGLTSVFFDLIEPNLTFNKSFTEKVAKEELDKVSLARGSVVKGTLIISKGEVVEGDKFQKLKSLQSEYESQVWNESNYNLVLFAYSLLVSLAMLMLLLFLRKYRTEVYENNTKVTFIFFNILLLIFITTFVVNYNPKFIYVVPICVLPLVLKAFFDARLGLFTHVLTVLLLGFVVPNSYEYMFLQIIAGIVTILTVSELYKRANLFISVGQITLVYIIAYFAFFVIHEGSIETLKWEIFIWFILCGLATLFVQPLIYAYEKLFGLVSDVSLLELSDTNSKLLKQLSNVAPGTFHHSLNVANLAEASANEVGANAMLVRVGALYHDIGKMKNPTYFTENQSTGINPHDELSSRESAKIIVDHVINGIEIARKNNLPDRVIDFIRTHHGTSVVYYFYMQEKKENDAVDKLHYSYPGPKPFSKETAILMMCDSVEAASKSLKEPTSTKIDLFVENIISKQIEEGQFLNADITFKEIQAIKKVLKQKLANIYHLRVEYPE; encoded by the coding sequence TTGAAAGATTTTATAAATAGACTATACAAAAACCACTCGCTTATTTACAAGGCGTTTTTATTTATAGCGACAACTTTTTTAATCGTTTATTTTTTTCCAAAGAGTGGAAAATTTAAGTATGACTTTGAAAAGGGTAAGCCCTGGCAATCTGAAGATTTACAGGCACCATTCGATTTTGCCATAAAAAAAACTGATCTGGAAATTGAAGCAGAAAAGCAGGCTATAGAAGAAAGCTCAGTGCTTTATTTTACCCTTGATAATAGTATTGCTGACAAAATTAAACTCAGATATGAAGAGCTGTTCGCTTCGGTATATCAAGACTCTCTTGAGTTAGATCTTATAAAAAACCTTAAAAACACTGGGGCAGATATAATAAATCAACTTTACGTTTTCGGTATCCTTAATGAGAATTACGATTTTCCTACAAATAGACCAATTGCAATACTGGATGGCAATGTTAAGACTAAGGATGCATTTTATTCAAACTTGATAAAGCTAAGCGACGTATCTTCAATTTTAGAAAAAGAGCTAAAAAAGGCCAACTTATTGGACTACAAGAAAGGCTTAACCTCGGTGTTTTTCGATTTAATTGAACCTAATTTAACGTTTAATAAGTCCTTTACTGAAAAAGTTGCCAAGGAAGAATTAGATAAAGTTTCGCTTGCACGCGGGAGCGTTGTTAAGGGGACCCTCATAATATCCAAAGGAGAAGTAGTAGAGGGGGATAAGTTTCAGAAGTTAAAATCCCTGCAATCTGAATATGAGTCTCAAGTTTGGAATGAGTCAAACTACAACTTGGTGCTGTTTGCTTATTCGCTACTGGTATCGTTGGCCATGTTAATGTTACTTCTTTTTTTAAGGAAATATAGAACAGAAGTTTATGAAAACAATACCAAGGTTACCTTTATATTCTTTAATATACTTTTATTAATTTTCATTACCACTTTCGTTGTTAACTACAATCCAAAATTCATTTATGTAGTCCCTATATGTGTGCTGCCATTAGTTTTAAAAGCTTTTTTCGATGCTAGATTGGGTTTGTTTACACATGTACTTACGGTACTACTTTTAGGTTTTGTAGTGCCAAATAGTTACGAGTATATGTTCCTACAAATTATTGCAGGTATCGTAACGATTTTAACAGTATCTGAACTTTATAAGCGTGCCAATCTTTTTATCTCTGTTGGACAGATTACACTAGTATACATAATTGCCTATTTTGCATTCTTTGTTATTCACGAGGGTAGTATCGAAACACTTAAATGGGAAATCTTTATTTGGTTTATTCTCTGTGGTCTAGCTACACTTTTTGTACAACCATTAATTTATGCTTACGAGAAGCTGTTTGGCTTGGTTTCCGATGTGTCTCTTTTGGAGCTATCAGATACGAATTCTAAATTACTTAAACAGTTGTCCAATGTAGCTCCGGGAACTTTTCATCACTCATTAAATGTGGCTAATCTGGCAGAGGCATCTGCTAATGAAGTTGGTGCTAATGCTATGTTGGTTAGGGTAGGTGCGCTCTATCATGATATAGGTAAAATGAAGAACCCAACGTATTTTACCGAAAATCAATCTACAGGTATCAATCCGCATGATGAATTATCTTCAAGGGAAAGTGCCAAGATAATAGTCGATCATGTTATAAATGGTATTGAAATCGCTAGAAAGAATAATTTACCAGATAGAGTCATCGATTTTATTAGAACACATCATGGAACTAGTGTTGTTTATTATTTCTATATGCAGGAAAAGAAGGAAAACGACGCAGTAGATAAGTTGCATTACAGTTACCCTGGTCCAAAACCATTTAGTAAGGAAACCGCCATTTTAATGATGTGCGATAGTGTGGAAGCAGCTTCAAAAAGCCTAAAGGAACCTACGTCCACGAAAATAGATTTGTTTGTAGAAAATATTATAAGCAAGCAGATTGAAGAGGGACAATTTTTAAACGCAGATATAACTTTCAAGGAAATTCAGGCTATAAAAAAAGTGTTAAAACAAAAGCTGGCAAACATATACCATTTGCGAGTAGAATATCCAGAATAA
- a CDS encoding polysaccharide lyase family 7 protein, which produces MRTKAIKAIFHIFLLISFISVFNACKHKTKAADLSEETQKVTYPNDVIPFMDKWQILLGDGTRSDSLINYEKEGFFYVEKDGETNWVVYKTPNSGITSPNSSNTRTELGEKRRWIPEEGGKLTGSLKVMHVSTTGDANARSSYSVVVGQIHSDEGHENEPLKIYYKKFPGHNKGSVFWNYEINTEGDNDGRWDFSTAVWGHDFSVLGKGVDIYPEEPTDGITLGEEFSYEVNVHKGVMTLTFKSEGHQTKTFVKNLLKSDFAKESDVPQQVLEWYSSKRRVGVERDSAYAGELQFFKQGAYNQANGKSTNSETYHGDIAKQYENGSYAEVWFKHGTLNHGTK; this is translated from the coding sequence ATGAGAACAAAAGCTATTAAAGCTATATTCCATATATTTTTATTAATAAGCTTCATTTCAGTTTTCAATGCCTGCAAGCATAAAACAAAGGCAGCTGATTTATCAGAAGAGACACAAAAAGTAACGTATCCGAATGACGTCATACCATTTATGGATAAATGGCAAATCCTTTTAGGAGATGGTACTCGTTCTGATTCGCTGATTAACTATGAAAAAGAAGGTTTCTTTTATGTTGAAAAAGATGGAGAAACCAATTGGGTAGTTTATAAGACTCCAAATTCAGGAATAACTTCGCCAAATTCAAGCAACACTAGAACTGAGTTAGGTGAAAAACGTCGTTGGATACCAGAAGAAGGTGGTAAACTAACAGGTTCTCTTAAAGTAATGCATGTGTCAACAACTGGTGACGCCAATGCTCGCTCATCTTATTCTGTCGTTGTTGGGCAAATACACAGTGACGAAGGACATGAAAATGAACCTTTAAAAATCTATTACAAGAAATTTCCAGGACACAACAAAGGCTCTGTTTTTTGGAATTATGAAATCAATACAGAAGGTGATAATGATGGCCGCTGGGATTTTTCTACTGCGGTTTGGGGACATGATTTTTCTGTGCTTGGCAAAGGAGTAGATATTTATCCAGAAGAACCCACTGACGGTATAACATTAGGCGAAGAATTTAGCTATGAAGTTAATGTACATAAAGGTGTAATGACTTTGACTTTTAAAAGTGAAGGCCATCAAACAAAAACTTTTGTAAAAAACTTGTTAAAATCAGATTTTGCTAAAGAGTCAGATGTTCCTCAACAAGTATTAGAATGGTATTCGTCGAAACGACGCGTTGGTGTTGAACGTGATAGTGCCTATGCTGGAGAATTACAATTCTTTAAACAAGGTGCTTATAATCAAGCTAATGGAAAATCTACCAATTCTGAAACTTACCATGGTGATATTGCTAAACAATACGAAAATGGAAGTTATGCAGAAGTTTGGTTTAAACATGGAACTTTGAATCATGGAACAAAATAA
- a CDS encoding chondroitinase-B domain-containing protein has translation MKSLFLFLFTSFCLVSCNNTTIGSVVLVNNVAELETAISKAQPGDVIALADGIWKDLQIKFIANGTEKQPITIKAETPGKVFVEGVSDLKFGGQYLIVDGLHYRNGYSPSEAVVIFRVDKETIGNHCTFTNSVIEDFNKMTRDDADRWIQFWGRHNTLSNCYIEGKTNRGPTIRVDLKGNEHINNYHQIINNHFGPRPPKGGASGETIQIGDSYSSMSPSYTLVANNLFEECNGEVEIISSKTNFNEFRNNVFYKSEGSLVTRHGNYCTIDGNYFIGDGENENIGGIRIINTGHWVTNNYFYNLKGKSFRSPLAVMNGIPKSPQNRYNQVTDVVVAYNTYINCDSPWQFGVGQNLAQKDVLPASEIRSARPLRTLVANNILYNEIGDNSPIVEHDKADGVAFKNNIINNQGVAFEIQEGLQEVGFKLSEIAEHIWIPSSSFEIEPYQGFEFEKITKDLFGNSRSSNNSIGAVVNTNGITPSILDKSKYGPRWYSDEVKDKEPKTIKVAINDDFQAKIDEAENGDIITLDPVPYQVNESILIDKQLTIKTLGDGKAEIIFSGIEDTPLFQLHPKGFLKIEGVILKGKGTQHAFASLKENMYTHFGLKVAQCEISNFKFALKAYKQSFAERITFKNTSISNCKNGLKLSEETNDRGDYNTEYLTIENCHFSNVNQNVIDYYRGGYDESTIGGNLILRNSSFTNCGAKEQNGILINTRGIINVDISNNTFKNNQVKLVALLWGAKNNSHANNTISNSGKIVVEENLKLKLMY, from the coding sequence ATGAAATCTCTTTTTCTGTTTCTTTTTACAAGCTTTTGCCTTGTGTCATGCAATAATACAACTATTGGCAGTGTAGTTTTGGTAAATAATGTTGCTGAATTAGAAACAGCAATTAGTAAAGCACAGCCTGGAGATGTTATTGCATTGGCCGACGGAATATGGAAAGACCTTCAAATAAAGTTTATTGCCAACGGAACAGAAAAACAACCTATTACAATAAAGGCTGAAACTCCCGGTAAAGTATTTGTAGAAGGTGTTTCAGATTTAAAATTTGGCGGTCAATATCTTATTGTTGATGGTTTACATTATAGAAACGGCTACTCGCCCAGTGAAGCTGTGGTAATTTTTAGGGTCGATAAAGAAACCATTGGCAACCATTGTACTTTCACTAACAGTGTTATAGAGGATTTTAACAAAATGACACGAGATGATGCGGACCGTTGGATTCAATTCTGGGGGAGGCATAATACATTAAGTAATTGTTACATTGAGGGGAAGACTAATCGCGGACCAACTATTCGTGTAGATTTAAAAGGGAATGAACATATTAACAATTATCATCAAATAATTAATAATCATTTCGGGCCTAGACCTCCAAAAGGTGGCGCCAGTGGTGAAACCATTCAGATTGGAGATAGTTATTCTTCAATGTCTCCTAGTTATACCTTAGTAGCAAACAACTTATTCGAAGAATGTAACGGAGAAGTTGAAATAATATCTAGCAAAACCAATTTCAACGAATTTCGAAATAATGTGTTTTATAAGAGTGAAGGGTCTTTGGTTACAAGACATGGAAATTATTGTACCATAGATGGCAATTACTTTATAGGTGATGGGGAAAATGAAAACATTGGTGGCATCAGGATTATTAATACTGGTCATTGGGTAACAAATAATTACTTCTATAATCTAAAAGGCAAGAGTTTTAGAAGTCCGCTGGCAGTTATGAACGGCATCCCTAAATCCCCTCAAAACAGGTACAATCAGGTAACCGATGTAGTAGTGGCATATAACACTTACATTAATTGTGATTCGCCATGGCAATTTGGGGTCGGGCAAAATTTAGCGCAAAAAGATGTATTACCAGCATCAGAAATACGTTCAGCGCGACCGTTAAGAACTTTGGTCGCTAACAACATTCTTTATAACGAAATAGGTGATAATTCACCAATTGTAGAACACGATAAAGCTGATGGGGTAGCATTTAAAAACAATATCATAAATAATCAGGGGGTAGCATTTGAAATCCAAGAAGGTCTTCAGGAAGTCGGTTTTAAGTTAAGTGAAATTGCAGAACATATTTGGATACCTTCATCAAGTTTTGAAATAGAACCCTATCAAGGATTTGAGTTTGAAAAAATAACAAAAGATCTCTTTGGAAATTCAAGAAGCTCCAACAATAGTATTGGTGCCGTGGTAAACACCAACGGTATAACCCCTTCAATCTTGGATAAATCCAAATATGGTCCAAGATGGTATTCTGATGAAGTTAAGGATAAAGAACCTAAAACAATAAAGGTAGCCATCAATGATGATTTTCAAGCCAAAATAGATGAAGCTGAAAATGGTGATATTATTACTTTGGATCCAGTTCCTTATCAAGTCAACGAATCTATTCTAATAGACAAGCAACTTACAATTAAAACGCTTGGTGATGGTAAGGCTGAAATCATATTTTCTGGAATAGAAGACACACCTTTATTCCAATTGCATCCCAAAGGTTTCTTAAAGATAGAAGGCGTTATTCTAAAAGGTAAAGGAACACAACATGCTTTTGCTTCATTAAAGGAAAATATGTACACTCATTTTGGACTGAAAGTTGCACAATGTGAAATAAGTAACTTCAAATTCGCCTTAAAAGCCTACAAGCAATCGTTTGCTGAACGAATCACGTTTAAGAATACATCTATTTCCAATTGTAAAAATGGCTTAAAATTATCTGAAGAAACCAACGATAGAGGAGACTACAATACAGAATATCTAACTATAGAAAACTGCCATTTTTCCAATGTCAATCAAAACGTTATTGATTACTACCGTGGTGGATATGATGAGTCTACCATAGGAGGTAATCTTATCTTAAGAAATAGTTCTTTTACAAATTGTGGTGCTAAAGAACAAAATGGTATCTTAATTAACACTAGAGGTATTATTAACGTGGATATTTCTAACAATACTTTTAAAAACAATCAGGTAAAATTGGTAGCCCTACTTTGGGGTGCTAAAAATAATTCTCATGCAAACAACACTATTTCTAATTCGGGTAAAATAGTGGTTGAAGAAAATTTGAAATTGAAATTGATGTATTAG
- a CDS encoding heparinase II/III family protein, translated as MLKKIGFYFKTSLLLTLASIFMVSCTKSPKESNLSNTGHPCLILTEQGVKNIKANLGNIPIFDTTLAEVKAEIDIEIENGIQVPIPKDYSGGYTHERHKKNFFVMQKAGVLFQILEEEAYAKYVRDMLFEYAKMYPTLPIHPKPRSYARGKLFWQCLNDSNWLVYTSQAYDCIYDYLTEAERLTLETDLFRPFADFISKENPKFFNRVHNHSTWGNAAVGMIALAMDDDSLLQRALYGYKEGKIDPNLKDDDGGYINRDGKMGFLANLYEPFSPDGYFTEGPYYQRYASYPFLIFAQALQNKRPDLKIFNYKDSVLIKSVSALINLSNVNGDFFLLNDAQKGMSYYSSSLVSAVDIAYHFGGNNRELLSVAEKQGKVALDDAGLAVALGIKEGKSKPFNKRSIELSDGPEGNQGAVGVIRSGDLELVYKYTAHGLSHGHFDKLSYALFDQGDEVVQDYGLARYVNIEQKGGGNYLKENKTWAKQTVAHNTIVQNETSHFQGKYDIGSKHHSKKYIFSCNDENLQVASAKDNNAYPGTQLQRTIVTIKDEDYDNPFVLDIMRATSKTSNQYDLPFYYLGQIMQTNFEYSKLESPEVLGKNNGYQHLYKEAMAKADGANVKLNWLLNNKFYTYTAITSKGDDIIFGRIGANDPDYNLRNEPTLTLRKENTKDALFVSTIESHGTYSPVSEFALNAYSNVKTIEVTHNSMKYSGVKIEMTNGKQKLFFISNENNEVNKEHTLSSEDIKYIWKGPYTFINLN; from the coding sequence ATGCTTAAAAAAATAGGGTTTTATTTTAAAACAAGTTTACTGCTAACACTTGCATCAATCTTTATGGTTTCTTGTACAAAAAGTCCAAAAGAAAGTAATCTTTCCAATACTGGTCACCCTTGCTTAATCCTAACAGAGCAAGGTGTTAAAAACATTAAGGCTAACCTGGGGAACATACCAATATTTGATACTACATTGGCAGAAGTTAAAGCTGAAATAGATATCGAAATCGAAAATGGCATTCAAGTTCCAATCCCAAAAGATTATTCTGGAGGTTATACCCACGAACGCCACAAGAAGAACTTTTTCGTAATGCAAAAAGCAGGGGTTTTATTCCAGATCTTAGAAGAAGAAGCCTATGCCAAATACGTCAGGGATATGCTATTTGAGTATGCTAAAATGTATCCAACGTTACCCATTCATCCTAAACCACGCTCATATGCCAGAGGAAAACTGTTCTGGCAATGCCTAAACGATTCTAACTGGTTGGTATACACGAGTCAGGCTTACGATTGTATCTATGATTATTTAACAGAAGCCGAACGCCTTACCTTAGAAACAGATTTATTCAGACCATTTGCGGATTTTATTTCAAAAGAAAACCCTAAGTTTTTTAACAGAGTACATAACCACAGTACCTGGGGAAATGCGGCTGTAGGCATGATTGCTTTGGCTATGGATGACGACAGTTTATTGCAAAGAGCGCTTTACGGTTATAAGGAAGGCAAAATCGACCCCAATTTGAAGGACGATGATGGCGGCTATATTAACAGAGATGGAAAAATGGGGTTCTTGGCTAATCTTTATGAACCATTTTCTCCTGATGGTTATTTTACTGAGGGACCTTACTACCAACGTTATGCTTCATATCCGTTTTTAATTTTTGCTCAAGCCTTACAAAACAAAAGGCCAGATTTAAAAATATTTAACTATAAAGATAGCGTGTTAATAAAAAGCGTTAGTGCTTTGATTAACCTATCGAATGTTAATGGTGATTTTTTCTTGTTGAATGACGCTCAAAAAGGTATGTCATACTATTCAAGTTCTTTGGTGTCTGCCGTGGATATAGCTTATCATTTTGGAGGTAATAATCGTGAACTACTCAGTGTAGCTGAAAAACAAGGCAAAGTAGCTTTAGATGATGCTGGTTTAGCCGTTGCTTTAGGCATCAAAGAAGGAAAGAGCAAACCTTTCAATAAAAGGTCAATTGAATTATCAGACGGACCAGAAGGTAATCAAGGTGCTGTTGGTGTTATAAGAAGTGGTGATTTAGAGTTGGTTTATAAATACACCGCGCATGGTTTAAGTCATGGACATTTTGATAAGCTATCTTATGCCTTATTTGACCAAGGAGATGAAGTAGTTCAGGATTACGGTTTAGCTCGCTACGTAAATATCGAACAAAAAGGCGGCGGTAACTATTTAAAGGAAAATAAAACTTGGGCAAAACAGACCGTTGCGCACAATACAATAGTCCAAAACGAAACATCGCATTTTCAAGGCAAGTATGATATTGGTAGTAAACACCATTCTAAAAAGTACATTTTTAGTTGTAATGATGAAAACCTTCAAGTAGCCAGTGCTAAAGATAATAATGCTTATCCTGGAACTCAGCTTCAAAGAACCATTGTAACTATCAAGGATGAAGATTATGACAATCCATTTGTTTTAGATATCATGCGAGCTACATCTAAAACTTCTAATCAGTATGATTTACCATTTTATTATTTAGGACAGATTATGCAAACTAATTTTGAGTATTCAAAACTTGAATCTCCAGAAGTTCTTGGCAAAAATAATGGCTATCAACATTTATACAAAGAAGCAATGGCTAAAGCTGATGGGGCCAATGTAAAATTGAATTGGTTACTAAATAATAAGTTTTATACCTATACGGCAATTACTTCAAAAGGTGATGATATCATTTTTGGTAGAATAGGTGCTAATGATCCAGATTATAACCTAAGAAATGAACCTACCTTAACCCTTAGGAAAGAAAACACTAAAGATGCCTTGTTTGTATCCACAATCGAGTCTCATGGAACTTACAGTCCTGTATCCGAATTCGCATTGAATGCCTATAGTAATGTCAAAACAATTGAAGTAACTCATAATTCGATGAAATATTCAGGTGTTAAAATTGAGATGACTAACGGTAAACAAAAACTCTTCTTTATTTCTAATGAAAATAATGAAGTCAACAAAGAACATACCCTTTCTTCAGAAGATATCAAATACATATGGAAAGGGCCTTATACATTTATAAACTTAAATTAA